The following are encoded together in the Bos taurus isolate L1 Dominette 01449 registration number 42190680 breed Hereford chromosome 10, ARS-UCD2.0, whole genome shotgun sequence genome:
- the LOC100140640 gene encoding uncharacterized protein, whose translation MQAGQAATGRCGSSVSGYLRVFRRPEMKCFLKPVRVLLNYLVWVLGLSLAHSRSWRVWEFDSDIVSVVFIGLWEAFYQQKFNISGIMVELPTYSEINSSWVISNEISYGQGLMLLANFMMSVALIFSSVALFVSRIKAPYPDFLRLCYKASALLLFLSCTCITIAVSWNFTVDFYGQTTLDFPLTFPVEREMITNKRLSYVFPLGTATSILLLGNALLFSCETCSIKPPNRVTPLIMSKC comes from the coding sequence ATGCAAGCGGGACAGGCAGCAACCGGGCGGTGCGGTTCTAGCGTCTCTGGCTACCTGCGTGTTTTTAGACGACCCGAAATGAAGTGCTTCTTAAAACCGGTCCGCGTTTTACTTAATTATCTGGTCTGGGTGCTCGGCTTAAGCCTGGCCCACAGCAGATCCTGGCGAGTGTGGGAGTTTGACAGCGACATCGTTTCCGTCGTGTTCATTGGACTCTGGGAAGCTTTCTACCAGCAAAAATTTAACATATCTGGCATAATGGTTGAGTTACCGACGTACAGCGAGATCAACTCAAGCTGGGTCATTTCTAATGAAATCTCGTATGGGCAGGGCCTGATGCTGCTGGCGAATTTTATGATGTCAGTGGCCCTGATTTTTAGCTCGGTGGCGCTTTTCGTCAGCAGGATCAAGGCCCCGTACCCTGATTTCCTCCGATTGTGCTACAAGGCGTCCGCCCTGTTGCTCTTCCTCAGCTGCACTTGTATCACAATTGCAGTGAGCTGGAATTTCACCGTGGATTTTTACGGCCAAACCACCCTTGACTTTCCACTTACCTTTCCTGTTGAAAGAGAAATGATAACAAATAAACGTCTGTCCTATGTGTTCCCCCTAGGAACCGCAACTTCCATCCTCTTGCTAGGAAACGCCCTCCTGTTCTCCTGTGAAACGTGTTCAATAAAACCACCGAATCGGGTGACTCCCCTGATTATGTCCAAATGTTGA